One stretch of Filifactor alocis ATCC 35896 DNA includes these proteins:
- a CDS encoding transposon-encoded TnpW family protein yields MQEKRNEQTTGTKTIKKIGKTTYEVIVHFNDKSSETMQDKLKRIMLREFRRKSDEKKDDFD; encoded by the coding sequence ATGCAAGAAAAAAGAAATGAACAAACTACAGGAACAAAGACGATAAAGAAGATTGGAAAAACCACTTATGAGGTGATTGTCCATTTTAATGATAAAAGCAGTGAAACTATGCAAGATAAACTAAAAAGGATAATGTTGAGGGAATTTCGGAGAAAATCGGACGAAAAAAAAGATGATTTTGATTAA